A window of the candidate division KSB1 bacterium genome harbors these coding sequences:
- a CDS encoding type II toxin-antitoxin system PemK/MazF family toxin: MATFVKDDVVVIPFPFSDLTHAKRRPALIVAALSGDDLILCQITSQKVRDSYAILLENSDFETGSLKQASNVRPNRIFTADKSIVLYKIGQLRKAKTKLVIKKIVEILE; this comes from the coding sequence GTGGCAACATTTGTGAAAGATGATGTTGTAGTCATTCCATTTCCTTTCTCAGATCTAACACATGCCAAAAGAAGGCCTGCACTGATAGTCGCTGCGCTAAGCGGAGATGACCTCATTCTTTGCCAAATAACCAGTCAAAAAGTACGTGATTCTTATGCAATTCTTCTGGAGAATTCTGACTTCGAGACTGGTTCTCTAAAACAGGCAAGCAACGTTCGACCTAATCGCATCTTTACCGCTGACAAGAGTATTGTTCTATACAAAATAGGTCAACTCAGGAAAGCAAAAACGAAGTTAGTTATAAAGAAAATAGTTGAAATCCTAGAATAG
- a CDS encoding DUF2281 domain-containing protein produces MSPKEILLREIEQVPENLIEEVLDFIKFLKYKNDTNKFQITTASESSLKKDWLRPEEDEAWQHL; encoded by the coding sequence ATGAGTCCAAAGGAAATCCTTCTACGAGAGATCGAGCAAGTACCTGAAAACCTTATCGAAGAAGTTTTGGATTTCATCAAATTCTTAAAATATAAAAATGATACGAATAAGTTTCAAATCACCACTGCAAGCGAATCCTCGCTAAAAAAAGACTGGCTACGTCCGGAGGAAGATGAAGCGTGGCAACATTTGTGA
- a CDS encoding DUF2442 domain-containing protein → MKKHLEIENIQFKGNKIRIKIDGQEHKFKLSSTSDKLANASENERQKYEISPSGYGIHWLLIDEDLSIDGLLCIHHSHPNNKKAVQV, encoded by the coding sequence ATGAAGAAACATCTTGAAATAGAAAATATCCAATTTAAGGGAAACAAAATTAGAATCAAAATTGACGGGCAAGAACACAAATTTAAACTTTCATCTACATCTGATAAATTGGCTAATGCTTCAGAGAATGAAAGACAAAAATATGAGATTTCGCCTTCCGGATATGGAATTCATTGGCTATTGATTGATGAAGACCTTTCGATCGATGGACTGCTCTGCATACATCACAGCCATCCGAATAACAAGAAAGCCGTTCAAGTTTGA